A genomic stretch from Candidatus Binatia bacterium includes:
- a CDS encoding FAD-dependent oxidoreductase — protein sequence MTGKQSAGLSKARREREVTAWDDSADVVVVGFGSAGACAAVEAAEAGAEVLLLERAGGGGGTSAMSGGLIYMGGGTPVQQACGYEDSPEDMFRFLVAALGPEPDEAKIGEFCEQSVSHFHWLEAHGVPFKRSFYPEPGLEAPTDDCLVFSGGEDGWPFDRVARPAPRAHKPRHPAAAGGFLMQKLVAATERSGARIVCDAHAEALVVADDGRVVGIAVRHEGSERLVRARRGIVLTAGGFIKNEQMVARHQPRIAACSFKLGVDGDDGRAIRMAMAAGAETIRMDAAEVALPLTPPRRLMRGIVVNRRGQRFINEDTYYGRVGQEALFRHDGEVWLIVDTAIYERNALGFEATFVEETIEELERSAGFPDGSLQATVELYNRFAAQGEDPLFHKVPSLLQPLVSAPFAAVDCRPDKVLWATFTLGGLHTRASGEVLDPDGNAIAGLYAAGRTTSGIAAYGYCSGISLGDATFFGRAAGRKTANA from the coding sequence ATGACGGGGAAGCAGTCGGCAGGCCTTTCGAAGGCGCGGCGCGAGCGCGAGGTGACGGCGTGGGACGACAGCGCGGACGTCGTCGTCGTCGGATTCGGCTCGGCCGGCGCCTGCGCCGCCGTCGAAGCGGCAGAGGCCGGCGCCGAAGTGCTCCTGCTCGAGAGAGCCGGCGGCGGCGGCGGCACCTCGGCGATGTCCGGTGGCCTCATCTACATGGGCGGAGGCACGCCTGTGCAGCAGGCGTGCGGCTACGAGGACAGCCCCGAAGACATGTTCCGCTTTCTCGTCGCGGCCCTCGGCCCCGAGCCGGACGAAGCGAAGATCGGTGAGTTCTGCGAACAGAGCGTCTCGCACTTCCACTGGCTCGAAGCCCACGGCGTTCCGTTCAAGCGCAGTTTCTATCCGGAGCCGGGACTGGAAGCGCCGACCGACGACTGCCTCGTGTTTTCCGGCGGCGAGGACGGCTGGCCTTTCGATCGCGTCGCAAGGCCTGCGCCGCGCGCCCACAAGCCGCGCCATCCTGCGGCAGCCGGCGGTTTCCTGATGCAGAAGCTCGTCGCGGCCACCGAGCGCAGCGGCGCCCGGATCGTCTGTGATGCACACGCCGAAGCGCTGGTCGTCGCCGACGATGGACGCGTCGTCGGGATCGCCGTGCGTCACGAAGGAAGCGAGCGCCTGGTGCGCGCGCGGCGCGGAATCGTGCTCACGGCCGGCGGTTTCATCAAGAACGAGCAGATGGTGGCCAGGCATCAGCCCCGCATCGCGGCCTGCAGCTTCAAGCTCGGCGTCGACGGCGACGACGGTCGCGCGATCCGCATGGCAATGGCGGCCGGCGCCGAGACGATCCGCATGGACGCGGCCGAAGTAGCGCTGCCGCTGACGCCGCCGCGGCGACTGATGCGCGGCATCGTCGTCAACCGCCGCGGCCAGCGCTTCATCAACGAGGATACCTACTACGGCCGTGTCGGGCAGGAAGCCCTGTTCCGTCATGACGGCGAGGTCTGGCTGATCGTCGACACCGCGATCTACGAACGCAATGCTCTCGGCTTCGAAGCGACATTCGTCGAGGAGACGATCGAGGAGCTCGAACGAAGCGCCGGCTTCCCCGATGGATCGCTGCAGGCGACGGTCGAGCTGTACAATCGGTTTGCCGCGCAGGGAGAAGACCCGCTGTTCCACAAGGTCCCGTCCCTCCTGCAGCCTCTCGTCTCTGCGCCCTTTGCAGCCGTCGACTGCCGTCCCGACAAGGTATTGTGGGCGACGTTCACGCTCGGAGGCTTGCACACGCGCGCGAGCGGGGAGGTTCTCGATCCGGACGGCAACGCAATTGCGGGCCTGTATGCCGCGGGCCGCACGACTTCCGGGATAGCGGCGTACGGCTACTGCAGCGGTATCTCGCTCGGAGACGCGACGTTCTTCGGCCGCGCCGCGGGCCGCAAGACTGCCAACGCTTAA
- a CDS encoding protein phosphatase 2C domain-containing protein, whose amino-acid sequence MTEIDFFQATDTGPVRNGNEDSIGAWPHEDGLAFAVADGLGGHAAGEVASALALEVLGRELDRAPGSWDVGKRLRRSVQEANLAIHGKAIAIPELSGMATTVTASVVCGDNLVAAHVGDCRLYLVRGDEVIQLTKDHTWVAEQVQYGLMSAQAARSHPNRSRLTRCLGMQLIVGIDVLVIPVQAGDVLVQMSDGVHAVLEDATIASVAKTSKPEDACRMLIARAIEAGSEDNLSAQVAVVAACTPSSTPRRRWWHFGR is encoded by the coding sequence ATGACCGAAATCGACTTTTTTCAGGCAACCGACACCGGGCCGGTTCGCAACGGCAACGAGGACTCGATCGGCGCGTGGCCGCACGAGGACGGCCTCGCCTTCGCGGTCGCCGACGGGCTCGGCGGTCACGCCGCCGGCGAAGTCGCCAGCGCGCTGGCTCTCGAGGTGCTCGGCCGCGAGCTCGACCGCGCCCCCGGCTCCTGGGACGTCGGCAAGCGCCTGCGCCGCTCGGTGCAGGAAGCCAACCTCGCGATCCACGGCAAGGCGATCGCCATTCCCGAGCTGTCGGGGATGGCCACGACCGTTACGGCCAGCGTGGTCTGCGGCGACAACCTCGTCGCCGCGCATGTCGGGGACTGCCGCCTCTACCTCGTGCGTGGCGACGAAGTGATACAGCTCACAAAGGATCATACCTGGGTGGCCGAGCAGGTGCAGTATGGCCTGATGTCGGCCCAAGCGGCGCGCTCGCATCCCAACCGCAGCCGTCTTACGCGCTGCCTCGGAATGCAGCTCATCGTCGGCATCGACGTGCTGGTGATCCCGGTCCAGGCGGGCGACGTGCTCGTCCAGATGAGCGACGGCGTGCATGCGGTGCTCGAGGATGCGACGATCGCGTCGGTTGCGAAGACTTCGAAGCCCGAGGACGCATGCCGCATGCTGATCGCGCGTGCGATCGAGGCCGGAAGCGAAGACAACCTGAGCGCCCAGGTCGCGGTCGTAGCTGCCTGCACGCCGTCCTCGACGCCGCGGCGGCGATGGTGGCATTTCGGGCGCTGA
- a CDS encoding APC family permease: MAEGTNTSGVKATLGLTGVTMNAMALIAPGAFLWTTFQLQAAATAPDGSSVASDMWAGIVFALILAFLTAYSYGELARLYPEAGFGSAYYFAEKAFLDRENKSHHRFARLAKLVTGWAAHLFYWVYPGCMVAFTSTLVGYLYTQFTGDTLSTAELIGLSAAFAIGIGYIAVRGVNGSTMTSIVINVVQLTSLAVFSCLAIYYRLHNPDHAAQWSFSGAWDVVRPHSVEGVLIQSTVAILILVGFESCTAFAAETIDPRKNIPRAVILSLIAQGLIAYLFEYFAAGFMVAETLTGKDATGAAVTGLGAAAASSAPIGDMAVILGNSVLGGVGFGLMITIALTVLLALIGTTLSCLNTAVRVSYAMAQDKEMPELLGAMHTNYATPHRAVWVLVAFSIVIASIGVQSVVGLTGIALASNFGTFVLYALTCIWTIIAFAERHDRHILKHYVVPVLGLLANLAMLGAIIYLYIIGNSDAQHEAYICFGIAGGWALLSILYVVIANAREGRSMMQHPARS; this comes from the coding sequence ATGGCAGAAGGGACCAACACTAGCGGCGTAAAGGCGACGCTCGGGCTTACCGGCGTCACGATGAATGCAATGGCGCTGATCGCGCCCGGCGCGTTCCTGTGGACGACGTTTCAGCTGCAGGCGGCGGCAACGGCTCCGGACGGAAGTTCGGTGGCGTCCGACATGTGGGCGGGCATCGTTTTCGCGCTGATCCTCGCTTTCCTCACGGCATACTCGTACGGCGAGCTGGCGCGCCTGTACCCGGAGGCCGGGTTCGGCAGCGCGTACTACTTCGCGGAAAAAGCCTTCCTCGACCGCGAGAACAAGAGCCACCACCGTTTCGCGCGCCTGGCCAAGCTGGTCACCGGATGGGCGGCGCACCTGTTCTACTGGGTGTACCCCGGCTGCATGGTCGCCTTCACGTCCACGCTGGTCGGCTACCTGTATACGCAGTTCACCGGCGACACGCTGTCGACGGCCGAGCTGATCGGCCTGTCGGCCGCTTTCGCGATCGGCATCGGCTACATCGCGGTACGCGGCGTCAACGGCTCGACGATGACGTCGATCGTCATCAACGTCGTGCAGCTCACGTCGCTGGCGGTCTTCAGCTGCCTGGCGATCTACTACCGCCTGCACAACCCGGATCACGCGGCGCAGTGGTCGTTCAGCGGCGCCTGGGACGTGGTGCGGCCGCACAGCGTGGAGGGCGTGCTGATCCAGTCGACGGTCGCCATCCTGATCCTGGTCGGCTTCGAGAGCTGCACCGCGTTTGCCGCGGAGACGATCGACCCGCGCAAGAACATCCCGCGGGCCGTCATCCTCTCGCTGATTGCCCAGGGCCTGATTGCGTATCTGTTCGAGTACTTCGCGGCCGGCTTCATGGTCGCCGAGACGCTGACCGGCAAGGACGCCACCGGCGCCGCCGTCACCGGCCTGGGTGCCGCGGCAGCCTCCAGCGCTCCGATCGGCGACATGGCGGTCATCCTCGGCAACTCCGTGCTCGGCGGCGTGGGCTTCGGCCTGATGATCACGATCGCGCTGACGGTGTTGCTGGCGCTGATCGGTACGACGCTGTCGTGCCTCAATACGGCAGTGCGCGTCAGCTACGCGATGGCCCAGGACAAGGAGATGCCCGAGCTGCTCGGCGCGATGCACACGAACTACGCGACGCCACACCGCGCGGTATGGGTGCTGGTGGCGTTCTCGATCGTGATCGCGTCGATCGGCGTGCAGTCGGTCGTCGGCCTGACGGGTATCGCGCTGGCGTCCAACTTCGGCACGTTCGTCCTGTATGCCCTCACCTGCATCTGGACGATCATCGCGTTCGCCGAGCGCCACGACCGCCACATCCTCAAGCACTACGTGGTTCCGGTGCTCGGGCTGCTGGCCAACCTGGCCATGCTCGGTGCGATCATCTACCTGTACATCATCGGCAACTCCGATGCGCAGCACGAGGCGTACATCTGCTTCGGGATTGCGGGAGGCTGGGCTCTGCTGAGCATCCTCTACGTGGTGATCGCCAACGCTCGCGAGGGGCGCTCGATGATGCAGCACCCCGCGCGGTCGTAA
- a CDS encoding serine/threonine-protein kinase, with the protein MSDLEPNSRLDQFEVTGLLAKSGMATVYRARDRSSGQDVVLKVPHLEYASDIVFHERFRREEEIGLKLDHPGVVRIIAPESKSRLYLAMEFVAGESLRDRLKREGRLSIEEAVRIGIAIADILEYLHCAGIVHRDLKPENTMLLADGSIKLLDFGIALDSSRRALEWKGLSQSVGTPDYMAPEQTHGNPGDARSDLYSLGVILYEMLAGHVPVSQPPPPLALERPEVPPALGQIVMQALAESPSRRPQRALELRDSLAHPQSVVSNAGVRRSARRPQLALTVGAVVVYVLLMIVLSRIGASH; encoded by the coding sequence ATGTCCGATCTCGAACCGAATTCCCGCCTCGACCAGTTCGAGGTGACCGGGCTGCTCGCCAAGAGCGGCATGGCAACCGTCTATCGCGCCCGTGATCGTTCGAGCGGACAGGATGTCGTCCTCAAGGTGCCTCACCTCGAGTACGCGAGCGACATCGTTTTCCACGAGCGTTTCCGGCGTGAAGAGGAGATCGGGCTGAAGCTCGATCATCCCGGCGTCGTCCGCATCATCGCTCCCGAATCGAAGAGCCGGCTGTATCTGGCGATGGAATTCGTCGCCGGCGAATCGCTGCGCGACCGGCTCAAGCGCGAAGGACGGCTGTCGATCGAGGAGGCCGTTCGCATCGGCATCGCGATTGCCGACATCCTGGAATACCTCCACTGCGCGGGCATCGTCCATCGCGACCTCAAGCCCGAGAACACGATGCTGCTCGCCGACGGCAGCATAAAGCTGCTCGACTTCGGCATCGCGCTGGATTCCTCCAGGCGCGCGCTCGAATGGAAGGGGCTTTCGCAGTCGGTCGGGACGCCGGACTACATGGCTCCCGAGCAGACGCACGGCAATCCCGGCGATGCGCGAAGCGACCTCTACTCTCTCGGGGTCATTCTCTACGAGATGCTGGCCGGGCACGTTCCGGTAAGCCAGCCGCCGCCGCCGCTCGCTCTGGAGAGGCCCGAAGTGCCGCCGGCCCTCGGGCAGATCGTCATGCAGGCGCTTGCCGAGAGCCCGTCGCGCCGTCCCCAGCGCGCGCTCGAGCTTCGCGACTCGCTCGCGCATCCGCAGAGCGTCGTTTCCAACGCGGGCGTCAGGCGATCGGCGCGCCGGCCGCAACTGGCACTGACGGTCGGCGCCGTCGTCGTCTACGTGCTGCTGATGATCGTCCTGTCGCGCATCGGCGCGTCGCACTGA
- a CDS encoding glucose 1-dehydrogenase, protein MILDRFQLGGKVAIVTGASAGIGRGSALGLAEAGASVVIAARTKPKLDDAADEISRTGARVLAVATDVNDSAQLERLAGLAVSEFGRIDILVNNAGGTAPTPALFLDQDDFAAAFHFNVGTALQLSKLCAPHMIAAGGGSIVNISSAMSHVVEPGFVAYGSAKAALSHMTRLLACEWAPRIRVNAIAVGATETEALGMFLDAAPNVRDEMIAMTPMGRLGTPEDIALGVLFLASPAGSWITGKVFEIDGGTVTSNWPLKMPNGL, encoded by the coding sequence ATGATCCTCGATCGCTTCCAGCTCGGCGGCAAGGTCGCCATCGTCACCGGCGCCAGTGCCGGCATCGGCCGCGGCAGTGCCCTCGGCCTGGCCGAGGCCGGGGCGAGCGTGGTCATCGCCGCTCGCACCAAGCCCAAGCTGGACGACGCCGCCGACGAGATCTCGCGCACCGGCGCTCGCGTGCTCGCCGTCGCGACGGACGTCAACGACTCGGCGCAGCTCGAGCGTCTTGCCGGGCTTGCGGTTTCCGAATTCGGCCGCATCGACATCCTCGTCAACAACGCGGGCGGCACGGCACCGACTCCGGCGCTGTTCCTCGACCAGGACGATTTCGCCGCGGCGTTCCACTTCAACGTCGGCACCGCGCTGCAGCTGTCGAAGCTCTGTGCGCCGCACATGATCGCCGCCGGCGGCGGATCGATCGTCAACATCTCGAGCGCGATGTCCCACGTCGTCGAGCCGGGCTTCGTCGCCTACGGCTCGGCCAAAGCGGCTCTCTCGCACATGACGCGACTGCTCGCCTGCGAATGGGCGCCTCGCATTCGCGTCAACGCGATTGCCGTCGGCGCCACCGAAACCGAGGCGCTCGGCATGTTCCTCGACGCTGCGCCGAACGTGCGCGACGAGATGATCGCGATGACGCCGATGGGCCGCCTCGGAACACCCGAAGACATCGCGCTCGGCGTGCTTTTCCTCGCGTCTCCCGCCGGCAGCTGGATCACCGGCAAGGTCTTCGAGATCGACGGTGGTACCGTCACTTCGAACTGGCCGCTGAAGATGCCGAACGGGCTCTAG